A region of Deinococcus rubellus DNA encodes the following proteins:
- a CDS encoding spermidine synthase has translation MTPLVQIGRAAIPGSPDSLVLSRRGDEFSIQISGYVSELMNSRLHFSEDLLAEWGCQHLRGQDASVLIGGLGMGFTLAAALATLGPDAQVTVAELVPGVVEWNKGPLGECAGQPLSDPRSRVHLGDVGALIRSQVSTYDAVLLDVDNGPDAMTHPENEQLYSLSGLAATWRALRPGGVLAIWSAEKNTRFTRRLREAGYQVEEKTARARPGKGARHTIWLARRT, from the coding sequence GTGACCCCGCTGGTCCAGATCGGGCGCGCGGCGATTCCCGGCAGCCCCGACAGCCTGGTGCTGTCCCGGCGCGGCGACGAGTTCTCGATTCAGATTTCCGGCTACGTCAGCGAACTGATGAACAGCCGCCTGCACTTCTCGGAGGACCTGCTGGCCGAATGGGGCTGCCAGCATCTGCGCGGCCAGGATGCCAGTGTGCTGATCGGCGGCCTGGGTATGGGCTTTACCCTGGCGGCGGCACTGGCCACCCTCGGCCCCGACGCCCAGGTGACGGTGGCCGAACTGGTGCCGGGCGTCGTCGAGTGGAATAAAGGGCCGCTGGGCGAATGCGCCGGACAGCCGCTCAGCGACCCGCGCAGCCGGGTGCATCTCGGCGACGTGGGGGCGCTGATCCGCTCGCAGGTCAGCACCTACGACGCTGTGCTGCTCGACGTGGACAACGGCCCCGACGCCATGACCCACCCCGAAAATGAGCAGCTCTACTCACTCTCGGGCCTGGCGGCGACCTGGCGGGCGCTGCGGCCCGGCGGCGTGCTGGCGATCTGGTCGGCGGAAAAGAACACCCGATTTACCCGCAGGTTGCGCGAGGCGGGTTATCAGGTGGAAGAAAAAACGGCCCGCGCCCGCCCCGGCAAGGGCGCGCGGCACACCATCTGGCTGGCGCGGCGGACCTGA
- a CDS encoding YqgE/AlgH family protein yields MTLSLLVATPRLAGSVFERGVLLMIEDQGGALGLLINRPSVVRVGELLPETGEAASALPVYSGGPVERSAGWCLYQAAVGQAEELQLTPELWLSRDQGVLGRLLAGPQRFYLLLGYAGWSPGQLEREEQAGSWLWGEITDDDLAELLWHTSDEQKWPAALKLLGTPPGNVVGGAQA; encoded by the coding sequence ATGACGCTCAGTCTTCTGGTGGCCACGCCGCGACTGGCGGGCAGTGTTTTCGAGCGCGGGGTGCTGCTGATGATCGAAGACCAGGGCGGCGCGCTCGGTCTGCTGATCAACCGCCCGTCAGTCGTCCGGGTGGGTGAGCTTTTGCCGGAAACGGGCGAGGCGGCCTCGGCGCTCCCGGTCTACTCGGGTGGTCCGGTGGAGCGCAGCGCCGGGTGGTGTCTGTATCAGGCGGCAGTGGGCCAGGCCGAGGAACTCCAGCTCACGCCGGAGCTGTGGCTCTCGCGCGATCAGGGCGTGCTGGGCCGCTTACTGGCTGGGCCGCAGCGCTTTTATCTGCTGCTCGGCTACGCGGGCTGGTCGCCGGGCCAGCTCGAGCGCGAGGAGCAGGCTGGAAGCTGGCTGTGGGGCGAAATCACCGACGACGACCTCGCAGAGCTGCTGTGGCACACCTCCGACGAGCAGAAGTGGCCTGCCGCCCTCAAGTTGCTCGGCACCCCGCCGGGGAACGTGGTGGGCGGCGCACAGGCTTAG
- the rpsT gene encoding 30S ribosomal protein S20, which translates to MALRHKSAQKRHRQSLKRRMINRSRKSTIKTFTKKAMVAATASAPDAAELQRKAESLLDKAAKGSTMHKNTAARRKSRLAKAINRANAAQNAQ; encoded by the coding sequence ATGGCTTTACGTCACAAGTCTGCCCAGAAGCGCCACCGTCAGAGCCTGAAGCGTCGCATGATCAACCGCAGCCGCAAGAGCACCATCAAGACCTTTACCAAAAAGGCCATGGTCGCCGCCACTGCGAGCGCCCCCGACGCCGCCGAGTTGCAGCGCAAGGCCGAGAGCCTGCTCGACAAGGCCGCCAAGGGCAGCACCATGCACAAGAACACCGCCGCCCGCAGAAAGAGCCGCCTGGCCAAGGCCATCAACCGGGCCAACGCCGCGCAGAACGCTCAGTAA
- a CDS encoding MerR family transcriptional regulator, which yields MPSATLTPSVQGPMLSIGEVAARLGVSVHTLRYYERAGLLDVPRQESGVRRYSGREVELLRFLLALRATGMPIALIRRYIGLARLGEVSETERRALLVQHREDVLARMRALKTDLGAIERKIELYDQNHKEPR from the coding sequence ATGCCCTCCGCCACGCTCACTCCATCCGTTCAGGGGCCAATGCTCAGCATCGGGGAGGTGGCCGCCAGGCTGGGCGTCAGTGTCCATACCCTGCGCTACTACGAGCGGGCCGGACTTCTCGATGTGCCGCGTCAGGAGAGCGGCGTGCGGCGCTACAGCGGGCGCGAGGTGGAGCTGCTGCGCTTCTTGCTGGCGCTGCGGGCCACCGGGATGCCGATTGCCCTGATCCGCCGCTATATCGGTCTGGCCCGCCTGGGCGAAGTCAGCGAGACGGAACGCCGCGCCCTGCTGGTGCAGCACCGGGAAGACGTGCTGGCCCGCATGAGGGCACTTAAGACCGACCTGGGAGCCATTGAGCGCAAGATCGAGTTGTACGACCAGAACCACAAGGAGCCGAGATGA
- a CDS encoding 2-oxoglutarate dehydrogenase E1 component, with product MDDSQHATVMYGGNAAFVEALYETYLTDPASVDSDWRSYFDEVRSGVAETAHSAVQQRFYELGRHRLQLAAPQATAVPGDQNLSAAQQAAGALISAYRVYGHISAAKNPLTIRPPAVVPELTPEYYGLSLQDLQTPVREGHFSGTLAQIIGQLDQSYCGAIGFEFSYLPSSEREWFQQRIEASKGRGSYTTEQKKRIYAKLNAAEGLEKYLHQRYVGQKRFSLEGGESFIPLMDALIQGGGSVGIKETVIGMAHRGRLNVLVNIFGKKPADLFDEFEGKKVLSDDPDVAGDVKYHMGYSSDVRTGGGPMHLALAFNPSHLEIVSPVVHGSVRARQDHRDDTERKQVLPITIHGDAAVSGQGVVMETLNLSRLRGFSTGGAIRIVINNQIGFTISDPRDTRSSRYCTDIAKIANAPVMHVNGDDPEAVVFAGELALAYRQEFGKDVFVDLICFRRHGHNEGDDPTMTQPIMYREIKVHPGTRALYAKSLEKEGVLKAGEEADLVTAFRDKLDTGASVVTEVANEEQSKLAINWSRHIGTHWTEDAETKVGAERIAALGEALTALPEGFVPHRAVERVLKNRLEMSQGLQPLDWGMGETLAYATLLEDGFDVRLDGQDSGRGTFVHRHAVLHDQAAQDAQNEEYLSLAHLPGVSSRIEVIDSTLSEEAVLAFEYGYSTSAPEALVIWEAQFGDFANGAQAVIDQFISAGESKWQRLSALTLLLPHGYEGQGPEHSSARLERYLQLCAQKNMQVVVPSSAAQIFHLLRRQVIRSYRKPLIIMSPKSLLRNKAAMSPLSDFTEGRFWEVIGDDTQPAARRVVISSGKLHWELSETRQKAENEGRPLDVALVRLEQLYPFPSQYLAEELAKYPGAQVIWAQEEPQNQGAWLMIRDDLQAAMRPGQYLHYAGRPRSASTAVGYKQLHDREQARLIQAALGSDIEPEQTPVKKEATPQS from the coding sequence ATGGACGACTCCCAACATGCAACGGTGATGTACGGCGGCAACGCGGCCTTCGTGGAAGCGCTGTACGAAACCTACCTCACTGACCCGGCCAGCGTGGACAGCGACTGGCGCTCGTATTTCGACGAGGTGCGCTCCGGCGTGGCCGAAACCGCCCACAGCGCCGTGCAGCAGCGCTTTTACGAGCTGGGCCGCCACCGTCTGCAACTCGCTGCGCCGCAGGCCACCGCCGTGCCCGGCGACCAGAACCTCAGCGCCGCGCAGCAGGCGGCTGGCGCACTCATCAGCGCCTACCGGGTCTACGGCCACATCAGCGCTGCCAAGAACCCGCTGACCATCCGCCCGCCCGCCGTGGTGCCGGAACTCACGCCCGAGTACTACGGCCTGAGCCTTCAGGACTTGCAGACCCCGGTGCGCGAGGGCCACTTCAGCGGCACTCTGGCGCAGATCATTGGTCAGCTCGATCAGAGTTACTGCGGCGCAATCGGCTTCGAGTTCTCTTACCTGCCGTCGAGCGAGCGCGAGTGGTTTCAGCAGCGCATCGAGGCGTCCAAGGGCCGGGGCAGCTACACCACCGAGCAAAAAAAGCGCATCTACGCCAAGCTCAATGCTGCCGAGGGCCTGGAGAAGTACCTCCACCAGCGCTACGTGGGCCAGAAGCGCTTCTCGCTGGAAGGCGGCGAGAGCTTCATTCCGCTGATGGACGCGCTGATTCAGGGTGGCGGCAGCGTCGGCATCAAGGAAACCGTCATCGGCATGGCCCACCGGGGCCGTCTCAACGTGCTGGTCAACATCTTCGGCAAGAAGCCTGCCGACCTCTTCGACGAGTTCGAGGGCAAGAAAGTGCTGTCCGACGACCCCGATGTGGCGGGCGACGTGAAGTACCACATGGGCTATTCCAGCGACGTGCGCACCGGCGGCGGCCCGATGCACCTGGCGCTGGCCTTCAACCCCTCACACCTGGAAATCGTCTCGCCGGTGGTGCACGGCAGTGTGCGTGCCCGTCAGGACCACCGCGACGACACCGAGCGCAAGCAGGTGCTGCCGATCACCATTCACGGTGACGCGGCGGTATCGGGGCAGGGCGTGGTCATGGAAACCCTCAACCTCTCGCGCCTGCGCGGGTTCTCGACGGGCGGGGCCATCCGCATCGTCATCAATAACCAGATCGGTTTCACCATCTCCGACCCGCGCGACACCCGCAGCAGCCGGTACTGCACCGATATCGCCAAGATCGCCAACGCCCCGGTGATGCACGTCAACGGCGACGACCCCGAGGCGGTGGTATTTGCCGGAGAGCTGGCGCTGGCCTACCGTCAGGAGTTCGGTAAGGACGTGTTTGTGGACCTGATCTGCTTCCGGCGGCATGGCCACAACGAGGGCGACGATCCCACCATGACCCAGCCGATCATGTACCGCGAGATCAAGGTGCATCCCGGCACGCGGGCGCTGTATGCCAAGTCGCTGGAAAAGGAAGGGGTGCTGAAGGCCGGTGAGGAAGCCGATCTGGTCACGGCCTTCCGCGATAAGCTCGACACGGGCGCGTCGGTGGTCACTGAGGTCGCCAACGAGGAGCAGAGCAAGCTGGCCATCAACTGGAGCCGCCACATTGGCACCCACTGGACCGAGGATGCCGAGACCAAAGTCGGCGCTGAGCGGATCGCGGCGCTGGGTGAGGCGCTGACGGCCCTGCCTGAAGGCTTCGTGCCGCACCGCGCCGTCGAGCGGGTCTTGAAAAACCGCCTGGAGATGAGTCAGGGCCTGCAACCCCTCGACTGGGGCATGGGTGAAACGCTGGCCTACGCCACGCTGCTCGAAGACGGCTTCGACGTGCGCCTCGACGGGCAGGATTCCGGGCGCGGCACCTTCGTTCACCGCCACGCCGTGCTGCACGATCAGGCCGCCCAGGACGCCCAGAACGAGGAATACCTGTCACTGGCGCACCTGCCGGGAGTCAGTAGCCGCATTGAGGTGATCGACTCCACCTTGTCTGAAGAAGCGGTGCTGGCTTTCGAGTACGGCTACTCGACCAGCGCGCCCGAAGCATTGGTCATCTGGGAAGCGCAGTTCGGCGACTTCGCCAACGGTGCTCAGGCCGTCATCGACCAGTTCATCAGCGCGGGCGAGAGCAAGTGGCAGCGGCTGAGCGCCCTGACGTTGCTGCTGCCGCACGGCTACGAGGGTCAGGGTCCGGAGCACAGCTCGGCCCGGCTGGAGCGCTACCTGCAACTCTGCGCCCAGAAGAACATGCAGGTGGTGGTGCCGTCGAGCGCCGCACAGATTTTCCACCTGCTGCGCCGTCAGGTGATCCGCAGCTACCGCAAGCCGCTGATCATCATGTCGCCCAAGAGCCTGCTGCGAAACAAGGCGGCCATGTCGCCCCTCTCCGACTTCACCGAGGGCCGCTTCTGGGAAGTGATCGGCGACGATACCCAGCCCGCCGCCCGCCGGGTGGTCATCAGCAGCGGCAAGCTGCACTGGGAACTCTCCGAGACCCGCCAGAAGGCCGAGAACGAGGGCAGGCCGCTGGACGTGGCGCTGGTTCGCCTGGAGCAGCTCTACCCCTTCCCCAGCCAGTACCTCGCCGAGGAACTCGCCAAATACCCCGGCGCGCAGGTGATCTGGGCGCAGGAGGAGCCGCAGAACCAGGGAGCCTGGCTGATGATCAGAGACGATCTGCAAGCGGCCATGCGGCCCGGCCAGTACCTCCACTACGCCGGACGCCCGCGCAGCGCCAGCACGGCGGTGGGCTACAAGCAACTGCATGACCGTGAGCAGGCCCGGCTCATTCAGGCAGCGCTGGGCAGCGACATCGAACCCGAGCAGACCCCGGTCAAGAAAGAAGCCACCCCGCAGTCGTAA
- a CDS encoding RecX family transcriptional regulator has protein sequence MRRPRKFPLTDSAPDAEQRPVREKTPDEQRAALMEYALRALSQRSLSAAELRGKLGRRSEDEDHIQQVLDRLTELRYLDDAQVARAENQRRGVGAYRVRQRLKQRGVDEELIQETLQARDPDEEVTQALELLTRRLSSLQRGSNPRAKAYGLLARRGYGGDVIRRALEGMNWTAAAGEDETWPVDGGLGEDE, from the coding sequence GTGCGTCGACCCCGCAAGTTCCCTCTGACGGACTCCGCCCCAGACGCCGAGCAGCGGCCCGTGCGGGAAAAGACGCCCGACGAGCAGCGCGCCGCCCTGATGGAGTACGCCCTGCGCGCCCTCTCGCAGCGCTCGCTCAGCGCCGCCGAACTGCGCGGCAAGCTGGGCAGGCGCAGCGAGGACGAGGACCACATCCAGCAGGTGCTTGACCGCCTGACTGAGCTGCGTTACCTCGACGATGCCCAGGTGGCACGCGCCGAAAACCAGCGCCGGGGCGTCGGGGCCTACCGGGTACGCCAACGCCTCAAGCAGCGTGGCGTGGACGAGGAACTGATTCAGGAAACCTTGCAGGCCCGCGACCCCGACGAGGAGGTGACACAGGCCCTGGAGCTGCTCACGCGCCGACTGAGTAGCCTCCAGCGCGGCAGCAACCCCAGGGCCAAGGCCTACGGTCTGCTGGCCCGGCGCGGCTACGGCGGCGACGTGATCCGCCGGGCGCTGGAGGGGATGAACTGGACTGCCGCTGCCGGGGAGGACGAAACCTGGCCAGTCGACGGTGGGTTGGGCGAGGACGAATAG
- a CDS encoding metallophosphoesterase — MRVFAIADLHLAFSVPKPMTVFGPQWAGHPQAIFERWHEEVRPGDLVLLPGDLSWAMRLPEALADLMHVADLPGQKVLLRGNHDYWWPTISRLRAALPPGMFAVQNDALRFGEPGQPNVVVCGTRGWLTPGSEAFGPEDARIYAREAERLRLSLEAARTLTDDTTQTLLMLHYPPTGPQFAASAFTDLIDEYRPDQVLYGHLHGLPIERSLKHWHGIPAHLVAADVLKFRPKLILET; from the coding sequence ATGCGCGTATTTGCCATCGCCGATCTGCATCTGGCCTTCTCGGTGCCCAAGCCGATGACGGTTTTCGGGCCGCAGTGGGCGGGCCATCCGCAGGCCATCTTCGAGCGCTGGCATGAGGAAGTGCGCCCCGGCGATCTGGTGCTGCTGCCGGGTGATCTGTCGTGGGCCATGCGCCTACCTGAAGCGCTGGCCGATCTGATGCACGTGGCCGACTTGCCTGGCCAGAAAGTTCTGCTGCGCGGCAACCACGATTACTGGTGGCCCACCATCAGCCGTCTGCGCGCCGCCCTGCCGCCCGGCATGTTCGCGGTGCAAAACGACGCCCTGCGCTTCGGCGAACCCGGCCAGCCCAATGTGGTGGTCTGCGGCACGCGCGGCTGGCTGACCCCCGGCTCGGAAGCGTTCGGCCCCGAGGACGCCCGGATCTACGCCCGCGAGGCCGAGCGGTTGCGCCTCTCGCTGGAAGCGGCCCGCACACTTACCGACGACACCACCCAGACCCTGCTGATGCTGCACTACCCGCCCACTGGCCCGCAGTTTGCCGCTAGCGCCTTTACCGACCTGATCGACGAGTACCGTCCGGATCAGGTGCTCTATGGCCATCTGCACGGCCTGCCCATCGAGCGCAGCTTGAAGCACTGGCACGGTATCCCGGCGCATCTGGTGGCGGCGGACGTGCTGAAGTTCAGGCCGAAATTGATTCTGGAGACGTAA
- a CDS encoding prephenate dehydratase, which translates to MTMSLPEDLLPRPESAVKVAYQGNPGAFSEIAALNTVPEASAHGYATFHEVIEAVSSGRADLGVLPVENSLMGSILQAIDLLVDTDLHVVGEVVVRVSHALMALPGVPLSDVKRVYSQQPALDQCTTFLHKHHLTPVAAHDTAGSAKDLAARGARDEGVIASARAADIYGLEVLQNNIEDEPFNFTRFLVLSHREGLPSTEPYKTSLVFAVRHTPGALMDTLNQLRGLNMSSIVSRPRKDQAWSYLMHIDFEGNADDPEISAALGGLLRKASFAKIIGSYPMSRSPIEP; encoded by the coding sequence ATGACCATGAGCTTGCCCGAAGACCTGCTGCCCCGCCCGGAGAGCGCTGTCAAGGTGGCCTATCAGGGCAACCCCGGCGCGTTCAGCGAGATCGCCGCGCTCAACACCGTGCCGGAAGCCTCAGCGCACGGCTACGCCACCTTTCACGAGGTCATCGAGGCGGTCAGCAGCGGGCGCGCCGATCTGGGCGTGCTGCCCGTCGAGAACAGCTTGATGGGGTCTATTTTGCAGGCCATCGATCTGCTGGTGGACACCGATCTGCACGTGGTCGGCGAGGTGGTGGTGCGGGTCTCGCACGCCTTGATGGCCCTGCCGGGCGTGCCGCTCTCCGACGTGAAGCGGGTCTACTCGCAGCAACCGGCACTCGACCAATGCACCACCTTCCTCCACAAGCACCACCTGACCCCGGTGGCCGCCCACGACACGGCGGGCAGCGCCAAGGACCTGGCAGCGCGCGGCGCACGCGACGAGGGCGTGATCGCGTCGGCCCGCGCCGCCGACATCTACGGGCTGGAGGTGCTGCAAAACAACATCGAGGACGAGCCGTTCAACTTCACCCGCTTTCTGGTCCTCTCGCACCGTGAGGGGCTGCCCAGCACCGAGCCGTACAAGACCAGCCTCGTCTTCGCGGTGCGCCACACGCCCGGCGCGCTGATGGATACCCTCAACCAGTTGCGCGGCCTGAACATGTCGAGCATCGTCTCGCGCCCGCGCAAGGACCAGGCCTGGAGCTACCTGATGCACATTGATTTCGAGGGCAACGCCGACGACCCTGAGATCTCTGCGGCGCTCGGCGGTCTGCTGCGCAAGGCCAGCTTCGCCAAGATCATCGGCAGCTACCCGATGTCGCGCTCACCGATTGAGCCGTGA
- the odhB gene encoding 2-oxoglutarate dehydrogenase complex dihydrolipoyllysine-residue succinyltransferase has translation MPEIKVPVFSESVSEGTLLSWSKKPGDAVTRGDILAEIETDKVVLEVTALQDGVLQSIAKQEGDTVLSEEVLGVLGEAGSAPAPAADRESGPIAGEQSAGGTATQPDSQPAGQAAGTLGGTGTLPPAARKIVSENNLDASQIQGTGPKGNITKQDAVLAAQVVAAQGGGTDQGPQAAAEPASARASEAKAPAPQNVPSGPRAEQRVPMTRIRQRIAERLKEVQNTAAILTTFNEVNMQPSMDLRKKYQDQFVAKHGVKLGFMSLFVRAATEALKSFPLVNASIDGKDIIYHGFYDIGIAVASERGLVVPILRDTDAMNLADVEKAIAGFAQKAKAGKLTMDDMSGGTFSITNGGTFGSMMSTPIINQPQSAILGMHNIIERPIAQNGQVVIAPMMYLALSYDHRIIDGKEAVQFLVLIKNLLEDPARMLLDL, from the coding sequence ATGCCCGAAATCAAAGTTCCCGTCTTCTCCGAATCGGTCAGCGAGGGCACCCTGCTTTCCTGGAGCAAAAAGCCCGGCGACGCCGTGACACGCGGCGACATCCTGGCCGAAATTGAGACCGACAAGGTGGTGCTGGAAGTCACCGCCCTGCAAGACGGCGTGCTGCAAAGCATTGCCAAGCAGGAGGGCGACACGGTGCTGAGCGAGGAAGTGCTGGGCGTGCTGGGCGAGGCGGGTTCGGCTCCGGCCCCCGCCGCTGACCGCGAGTCCGGCCCGATTGCCGGTGAGCAGAGCGCGGGCGGCACAGCCACCCAGCCCGACAGCCAACCCGCTGGTCAGGCGGCGGGTACGCTCGGCGGCACCGGCACCCTGCCGCCTGCTGCCCGCAAGATCGTGTCCGAGAACAATCTCGACGCCTCGCAGATCCAGGGCACCGGTCCCAAGGGCAATATCACCAAGCAGGACGCGGTGCTGGCGGCCCAGGTCGTAGCGGCCCAGGGTGGAGGAACGGATCAGGGACCGCAGGCGGCAGCCGAACCCGCCTCGGCGCGTGCCAGTGAAGCCAAAGCGCCCGCCCCGCAAAATGTTCCCTCCGGCCCCCGTGCCGAGCAGCGCGTGCCGATGACCCGTATCCGGCAGCGCATCGCCGAGCGCCTCAAGGAAGTGCAGAACACCGCCGCCATCCTGACCACCTTCAACGAGGTCAACATGCAGCCGAGCATGGACCTGCGCAAGAAGTACCAGGACCAGTTCGTGGCCAAGCACGGCGTCAAGCTCGGTTTCATGAGTCTGTTCGTGCGGGCGGCCACCGAGGCGCTCAAGTCCTTCCCGCTGGTCAACGCCTCGATTGACGGCAAGGACATCATCTACCACGGCTTCTACGACATCGGCATCGCGGTGGCTTCCGAGCGCGGACTGGTCGTGCCGATTCTGCGCGACACCGACGCCATGAATCTGGCCGACGTGGAAAAGGCCATCGCTGGATTTGCCCAGAAAGCCAAGGCGGGCAAGCTGACCATGGACGACATGTCGGGTGGCACCTTCAGCATCACCAACGGCGGCACCTTCGGCAGCATGATGAGCACGCCAATCATCAACCAGCCGCAGAGCGCCATTCTGGGCATGCACAACATCATCGAGCGTCCGATTGCCCAGAACGGTCAGGTCGTGATCGCCCCGATGATGTACCTGGCGCTGAGTTATGACCACCGCATCATCGACGGCAAGGAAGCCGTGCAGTTTCTGGTGCTGATCAAGAATCTGCTGGAAGACCCGGCGCGGATGCTGCTGGATTTGTAG
- a CDS encoding amidase family protein, which produces MPDLLPDPALLELDATDLIAAVAAGRASAADAARLYLARIEARNPVLHAVITVNPQALEEAGALDQLPPDQRGPLHGLPLLIKDNIDVAGLPTTAGSALMAGHLPGADAPLVARLRAAGAVVLGKANMTEWANFMTVEMPNGYSSRGGQTINPWQVGADTGGSSSGSGAAVAARLAPAAIGTETSGSILSPAHQNGVIGHKPTVGLIPRVGVVPISPTQDTAGPLTRTARDAALLSGVMAGPDAADPATAAATSQVTSSQGFGLQPDALRGAKIGVVRGGFWKHLTSEQCERLDAALTVLKAGGAELTDVEIESEPELRTAGFEVLLYEFKPALNAYLAGVTEGPGSLEAVIAASDADPQRLQRHGMLILQAAQATRGDLSERAYEEARARDLDLAGARGLLPLFSGCEALIFPGYSGYAPAAKLGLPSVNVPIGLAAGKPTGLQLCGPAWSDARLLSLAADLHARLGGFVAAPEPQH; this is translated from the coding sequence ATGCCTGACCTCCTGCCCGACCCCGCTTTGCTCGAACTGGACGCCACCGACCTGATTGCTGCCGTCGCTGCTGGGCGGGCGAGCGCCGCCGACGCTGCCCGGTTGTATCTCGCGCGCATCGAGGCCCGCAACCCGGTTCTGCACGCCGTCATCACGGTCAACCCGCAGGCGCTTGAGGAGGCCGGGGCGCTGGACCAACTGCCGCCGGATCAGCGCGGGCCGCTGCACGGCCTGCCCCTGCTGATCAAGGACAACATCGACGTGGCAGGCCTGCCCACGACGGCGGGCAGCGCTTTGATGGCCGGGCATCTGCCGGGGGCCGACGCGCCGCTGGTGGCCCGGCTGCGGGCGGCGGGCGCGGTGGTGCTGGGCAAGGCCAACATGACCGAGTGGGCCAATTTCATGACGGTGGAGATGCCCAACGGCTACTCTTCACGCGGTGGACAGACCATCAATCCCTGGCAGGTGGGGGCCGATACCGGCGGCAGCAGTTCCGGCAGCGGCGCGGCAGTGGCGGCCCGCCTCGCGCCGGCTGCCATCGGTACCGAGACCAGCGGCAGCATCCTCTCGCCCGCCCACCAGAACGGCGTCATCGGCCACAAGCCGACGGTGGGACTGATTCCGCGCGTCGGGGTGGTGCCGATTTCGCCCACCCAGGACACCGCCGGGCCGCTGACCCGCACCGCCCGTGACGCGGCCCTGCTCTCGGGCGTGATGGCTGGGCCGGACGCGGCGGACCCGGCCACCGCCGCAGCCACATCCCAGGTCACCTCAAGTCAGGGTTTCGGGTTGCAACCCGACGCCCTGCGGGGCGCAAAGATCGGTGTGGTGCGTGGCGGTTTCTGGAAACACCTCACGTCCGAGCAATGTGAACGGCTGGACGCGGCCCTCACCGTCCTGAAGGCAGGCGGGGCCGAGCTGACGGATGTGGAGATAGAAAGTGAGCCGGAGCTGCGCACCGCCGGATTCGAGGTGCTGCTCTACGAATTCAAGCCCGCGCTCAATGCCTACCTCGCGGGCGTCACCGAGGGGCCGGGCAGTCTGGAGGCCGTGATCGCGGCGTCCGACGCCGACCCGCAGCGGCTCCAGCGTCACGGCATGCTGATTCTGCAAGCGGCCCAGGCCACGCGCGGCGACCTCTCCGAGCGTGCCTACGAGGAGGCCAGGGCGCGCGACCTCGATCTGGCCGGAGCGCGCGGCCTGCTGCCTCTCTTCTCGGGCTGTGAGGCGCTGATCTTTCCTGGCTATAGCGGCTACGCGCCCGCCGCCAAGCTGGGGCTGCCGAGCGTCAACGTGCCGATTGGCCTGGCGGCTGGAAAGCCCACCGGCCTGCAACTGTGCGGCCCGGCCTGGAGCGACGCCCGGCTGCTCAGTCTCGCTGCCGATCTGCATGCCCGGCTGGGCGGTTTCGTGGCGGCCCCTGAGCCGCAACATTAA